The Actinomycetota bacterium region TAAACCGGGCATCAAGGTGAAGCGAGGGGAGCCCCTTTTCCCTCGCATAAAATAAATTCCCCTTACCTCACTCCTCACCCCATAAGGGTAAAAGAAACGAACCCGCTTTCCTTCTCCTAATAGCCCAAAAAGCAGCGGAAATTAAGAAAGAAAAATTCGAGAAAATTGTCACGTGACCTGCTAAAATGCCTTGAATTCTTCAACATCCCTGCTTAAGGTGTTGCATCCTTCCAAAATTTACTATATAATGGGATGCTGCTTAAGCAGCGCCAATAAAATATAGAAGGGAATGGTCGAATGGAGGGGTTTTCTCTCCATTTTTTTGCCAAAAAACCCAATAAAATTTTCATGGGATTTTTATGCATGGTACTGGTCTTCGCAATGAGTGATTTTATAGGATTTAACAATGCAACTAGCATACATAGCAAGCAATATAGAACTAGAAGGGTCAAATGACCGAGGGGTGAGAGCTCCAGTTCCTGGACGCGTCGTGATACGCCGTCTCCGAATTCTCCTGCGGATCCAAGGGACGGGGAAAGCCTGATGGCTCTAGCATCAGATGCTGCGCAATTTATCTCAAAATCTGTGGAAAAGGGATCAACTGTGGTAAGTGCTTCAAATGCACTACCCACTTTATTTTTGGTGAGTACAACCAGTCTAAAATTCGCCTCGGAAATTTCCAGCAGGTCCTGCGGATCTGAAGGAAATTCCACCCGCCACCACCCACCATCCCGCCAACTAAACAGGCGATTCCCTCCCAAGCGCTTGTGGGCTGCTAACCCTCATTTAACCGTCTCTAGAGGTGTAAGGGGGTCACCAAGAAGCTCTCGAACCATGGTCATGATCGCCACAGCTTATGCTCCCGGTCATGGTTGTGGCACGATAACCGCCACCGGCATGAGAGCTCGATATGGTGTGGTGGCCGTCGATCCCAAGGTGATTCCCTTGGGAACATCCCTTTACATTGAGGGATATGGAGAGGCAATCGCCGCTGATACTGGTTCTGCCATCAAGGGGGACCGCATCGACTTGTGCTTTGATTCGTTGGCTCAGGCCAGAGCCTTCGGTCGCAGAAAGGTCCTAGTTCATATAAAATAATATTAAAGTATGATCTTTTGGAGGAAAATGTAGACGCATCCGAAGGATTTCCAAGCGGATCTGAAGGAGATGTCTGGGCTCGCTAGTCCCCGAAAAACCATCGATATCCTCAAGAAATACAATTTGAGGCTCTCCAGAAGTCTTGGGCAAAATTTTCTTGTGGACGAAAACATCCTCAAGAAAATCATTCATGCAGCCAACCTTGAATCCGAAGATGTAGTTTTGGAAGCGGGTCCTGGAATCGGTACCCTCACTCAAGTCCTTGCCGAACGAGCCGGTCAGGTCATTGCGGTAGAACTCGATAGAACTTTAATCCCTATCTTGAGCGAAACCCTTAAAGGCTTTGAAAATGTGAAGCTATTACGAAGGGACGCCTTAAAACTCGATTTAAACTTGCTTCCTCCAAGTTTGCAGCCCAATAAATTGGTTTCCAATTTGCCCTATAATATCGCCTCCCCTTTACTTGTGAAGTATTTACACGAATATCCCCAGATTGAACTTTTTGTCGTCATGATCCAGAAAGAATTGGCAGAACGAATCCTCGCCTCCCCAGGAGGAAAGGATTACGGCGCTTTCACCTTAAAGATTCAGTATTATTCTGAACCCAAGATGATCTCCATCGTGCCCAGAACAGTTTTTCTTCCACCTCCGAAGGTGGATTCGGCAATCATCAAGCTCACACGACTTTCTTTTCCCCGCGTTGAAGTAAAGGATCCTTACCACCTCTTTGAACTTATCACCGCTGCTTTTGAACATCGAAGGAAGACCATAAAGAATTCTTTGATTCATAGCAGTCGCCTCGCATATAGTAAGCGAGAGGTAGAGAAAGCCCTCAAAGCTGCGGATATCGATCCTGAAAGGCGAGGTGAGACCTTGAGCATTTATGAGTTTGCACTTTTGAGTGAATCCCTCTAACCTCAATCAGCTGCCTGCCAAATCTTTGGATGAAAGGGATGGCTATCTAAGCATTTACGGAGAAATGAGAGAAGAAAATTCACAACTTGTTGCGGTGGATTGGGATAAATAAGTAGCTATACCAAGAGATGGAGATGGGGCTCGCTTAACCGGGGAGGATTATAAATGCATGGAAGGAGAAATCCCTTGGGAATACAGGTACAATGTTGCGAGAGCAGCCACGAGCTGAACGCTATCATATGGCTCGAATGCTTGATTTTTCCATCTTTTTAGGTTATTATAACCTTGAATTTTTTTGAGGAGGGGAAAATGAACATTACCAAGATACCTCGAACGGAGATCGTCGATCGCATTAGAAGCGATCTTGAGTCCTTTGTAGGTACTAAAATGAAGCTCCGTGCCAATATCGGTCGATGTAAGATTGTGGAGAGGGAAGGTGTGCTTGAGGAAACCCACCCCAATCTCTTTGTGGTGAGGGTGGAAGAGAAAAAGAACAGGTCAAGGCGGGTTTCATATAGCTATGCCGATGTGTTGACCAAAACTGTGGAACTTACTCATCCTCAAAGTGGAGAAAAGATTCTTCCATGGCTTCATTAATTTTTAAATAATCCAGAATATTCTTAAAGAGCACAGTTTATCTGTGCTCTTTCATTTATGCGGGCAAATCATGGGGATCGACCTTGCCGTCCATTCTTTGATTCCTCACCCCGACACGTCGGGGTAGGAACGTCGCGAAGCGACGTAAAGGAGTGTAATTGTGAAATCCCTCAAGCTTAAAGCCTATGCCAAGATAAACTTATATTTGGATATTTTAGGAAAACGCGCCGATGGATATCACGATATACAATCCGTCATGCAAAGTCTCGAACTTTCGGATACTCTTTTGATTTTCGAGCACCCAAGGATTGAGGTTATATGCGACTCCTCTTTCCTTTCACCGGATAGGAATCTAATATGGCAGGCTGCGAAGCTCCTCCAAGAGCTTTACAAAATAAAGCGAGGTGCTCTAATTAAACTCATTAAAAATATCCCAGTGGCTGCTGGTCTTGGGGGTGGAAGCGCCGATGCCGCAGCCACTTTAATCGGTTTAAATTTTCTGTGGCATCTCCATCTTCCCCTCGATCGGCTTCAAAAACTGGGGGAGGATTTGGGGTCAGATGTCCCCTTTTGTGTGAAAGGAGGAACGGTCCTCGTTGAGGGTAAAGGCGAAAAGCTCATCCCACTTCCAGATATCCCCAGAGCCTCCGTGGTTATTGCCAGACCCTCCTTTGAATTATCCACTCATCGGGTGTATTGGGAGTTTGATCGGGGGGATACTACCCCTCTTTCAAAACTTTCCTTAATGCTTAAAGCGATACGCGACAAAGACCTGAAGGAAATCTGCTCAAATTTAGCTAATATTTTGGAGAGACCTGTGTTTCGTGACCATCCCGAGGTTCGGAGACTTAAGGAGACTGCCATTTCGGCGGGAGCATTGGGTGCTTTAATGACCGGCAGTGGTCCCAGTATATTTGCGATAGTCGATTCGGAAATGGTGACCAAAAAGGTCGCCGGTGAGCTGAGCAAGATTTGTCCCACGGTCATTACCACTGCCTTTTATACGCAAGGAGTGGACATCCTCGAGCAAGAAATAAGAACCGAGAGGGATTACGACCTGAGGGGGTGTTAAATTTGAAGGTAGACGCCCTTATATTAGCCGGAGGAACCTTGAAGGGCATATCGGGCGAGGATAAGATATCCAAAGCACTCATAGAGATAGAGGGGAAACCCATGATCGAGTACGTAATAGATGTACTTAAGGATTGTCCAGGAATCGGAAGAATGGTGGCGGTCATCTCCTCCGCTGCCTCTTTGGGAACTTGGGCTCAAAGGGTTGATCGGGTTTTGTTCAAGGATGGTTCCTTGACCGAAAATATCGAGGCTGGAATGGAATATTTAGGCGGGGATCAACCGATACTCGTACTCTCCTCGGATATCCCTCTCATTACACCGGAAGCCATAAGTGATTTCCTGAATCGATGCTCAAGGAAAGAAAGTCGTGTTTATTATCCCATCATCTCTCGAGAAGATGTCGAGAAGAGCTTTCCCGGTGTAAAAAGAACCTATGCCGTATTAAAGGACGGGACATTCACGGGGGGAAACATAGCTCTGATTGACCCCAAGGTTATCAGGGATAATAGAAAGCTATTGGAAAGATTTTACAATCTTCGAAAGAGTCCCTTTCAATTGGCTCGGGCACTTGGTTTGAGATTTATTTTGAAGTTCTTATTCCGAATGTTAACCATAGCGGAATTAGAAGATAAAATATCCCATCTCATCCAGGCTAAGGGGTGTGCCATCATCACACCATATCCAGAGATAGGTGTGGATGTCGATAAGGACAGCGATTTAGAACTCGTGAGGAAAATATTGTCTGGAAAGGAGGAGTAGTGAAAGTTGTAATAATCACCGAAGATGCTCCCTTACCGGCGGGCCCTTATTCCCAAGCCATAAAAGCCAATGGCTTTATCTTCGTCTCAGGGCAGATACCGCTGCACCCCTTGACCGGGGAGATGGTTGAGGGAAGTATCGAGGGACAAACGAGGCAAGTCTTGAGGAATTTGGAAGCGATCCTGGTGGCTGGTGATAGTTCTTTGGCGAAGGTGGTCAAAATTTCCGTTTTTCTGAAGGATATTAACGATTTTGCCGCCGTCAACTCCGTATTTCAGGAATTTTTCAAGCAGGAAGCACCGGCTCGGGAGACCATGGAGGCATCCAATCTTCCCAAGGGAGCAAAAATTGAAATTTCAGCCATTGCCATAGTGGATTCCTAATTCAACGATGTCCTCTTCCATTTAATATTAAATATAAAGGTCAAGGCCAAAGGTGAGTTTGACACTTTATGGAGCCTAAACTATACTGTCTTCGCAAACTGTTTGAAGGCATTGAAACCTTGATTAGGTATTTGTATCCAGGTATATTAAAATTGTGTGTAGATGGGGCGTGGTGAAGCGGTAACACAGCGGACTTTGGATCCGCCATTCGCAGGTTCGAATCCTGCCGCCCCAGCTTTTTGATTGAGAAGCTAGAGCCAAAAATTTGGGTGCTAAAAACTTCTGCTTGGCCTCAAGTCACTGGGATGAGAGCAGGGGGACGGAGTCCCCCTAGGAACGTCGCGAAGCGACGAGAAGGAGGCATTAATAAGGTGAAGCTGGCTGTGGTCATATTAGCTGCTGGTGAAGGAACTCGAATGAAGTCCTCCCTCCCAAAGGTTCTTCACCAAATTTGTGGCAAGCCCATGATAAAGTATGTGGTGGAAACGGCCAAGGAACTTGATCCTCAGAGGATAGTAGCAGTAATCGGATACGGAGCGCAGCAGGTGACATCGCAAATAAAAGATGATGCTGAGATCGTAATTCAAGAGCAGCAGTTGGGAACGGGTCACGCCGTTAGAGTTGTCGAATCGGTCATCGGTGATTTTGATGGTACGCTGCTTGTCCTTTGCGGCGATACCCCTCTCCTCAAATCCGAGACTTTACGTAAGCTAATCGATGTTCACAGGGAAAGCAAAACAGCGGCTACTATCCTTACAGCGGTGCTGAAGGATCCAGCGGGTTATGGAAGGATAATCCGCGATAAAAAGGGATTGGTTGCAGGGATCGTAGAGGAGAAGGATGCCACCCTTAAGCAGCGAAAAATCTGTGAGATTAACTCCGGAATATACTGCTTTGATACAAAGAAATTATTTGTCGC contains the following coding sequences:
- the rsmA gene encoding 16S rRNA (adenine(1518)-N(6)/adenine(1519)-N(6))-dimethyltransferase RsmA: MSGLASPRKTIDILKKYNLRLSRSLGQNFLVDENILKKIIHAANLESEDVVLEAGPGIGTLTQVLAERAGQVIAVELDRTLIPILSETLKGFENVKLLRRDALKLDLNLLPPSLQPNKLVSNLPYNIASPLLVKYLHEYPQIELFVVMIQKELAERILASPGGKDYGAFTLKIQYYSEPKMISIVPRTVFLPPPKVDSAIIKLTRLSFPRVEVKDPYHLFELITAAFEHRRKTIKNSLIHSSRLAYSKREVEKALKAADIDPERRGETLSIYEFALLSESL
- a CDS encoding Veg family protein: MNITKIPRTEIVDRIRSDLESFVGTKMKLRANIGRCKIVEREGVLEETHPNLFVVRVEEKKNRSRRVSYSYADVLTKTVELTHPQSGEKILPWLH
- the ispE gene encoding 4-(cytidine 5'-diphospho)-2-C-methyl-D-erythritol kinase, whose translation is MKSLKLKAYAKINLYLDILGKRADGYHDIQSVMQSLELSDTLLIFEHPRIEVICDSSFLSPDRNLIWQAAKLLQELYKIKRGALIKLIKNIPVAAGLGGGSADAAATLIGLNFLWHLHLPLDRLQKLGEDLGSDVPFCVKGGTVLVEGKGEKLIPLPDIPRASVVIARPSFELSTHRVYWEFDRGDTTPLSKLSLMLKAIRDKDLKEICSNLANILERPVFRDHPEVRRLKETAISAGALGALMTGSGPSIFAIVDSEMVTKKVAGELSKICPTVITTAFYTQGVDILEQEIRTERDYDLRGC
- a CDS encoding nucleotidyltransferase family protein, whose product is MKVDALILAGGTLKGISGEDKISKALIEIEGKPMIEYVIDVLKDCPGIGRMVAVISSAASLGTWAQRVDRVLFKDGSLTENIEAGMEYLGGDQPILVLSSDIPLITPEAISDFLNRCSRKESRVYYPIISREDVEKSFPGVKRTYAVLKDGTFTGGNIALIDPKVIRDNRKLLERFYNLRKSPFQLARALGLRFILKFLFRMLTIAELEDKISHLIQAKGCAIITPYPEIGVDVDKDSDLELVRKILSGKEE
- a CDS encoding Rid family detoxifying hydrolase is translated as MKVVIITEDAPLPAGPYSQAIKANGFIFVSGQIPLHPLTGEMVEGSIEGQTRQVLRNLEAILVAGDSSLAKVVKISVFLKDINDFAAVNSVFQEFFKQEAPARETMEASNLPKGAKIEISAIAIVDS